From a region of the Daphnia magna isolate NIES linkage group LG1, ASM2063170v1.1, whole genome shotgun sequence genome:
- the LOC116936437 gene encoding uncharacterized protein LOC116936437 — MNEPCEGNRKSLVAETLKLGSISSFKDTFFFKSHLAEPCSLKLAVGLVDQSARILVLDSLPPFGLYPSKCRIWPVYHRHTSNTGLNPSINNTVQPFLRNSNMFRGALTFGVGIYAGIYLSQNYQIPRVDEPKVVWEKIQSLMEQYKKPPPTGDK, encoded by the exons atgaacgAACCGTGCGAAGGAAATCGGAAATCACTTGTGGCAGAAACGCTCAAACTGGG TTCTATCTCTAGCTTTAaggacacttttttttttaaatctcatCTTGCTGAACCTTGCAGTCTTAAATTAGCAGTCGGTTTGGTCGACCAAAGTGCGAGGATACTTGTCTTAGACTCGTTGCCCCCATTTGGGTTATATCCATCAAAGTGTAGGATCTGGCCCGTTTACCACAGGCACACCAGCAACACC GGCCTGAATCCGTCCATCAACAATACTGTACAACCTTTCTTGAGGAACTCAAACATGTTTCGTGGAGCG TTGACATTTGGTGTTGGAATCTATGCCGGAATTTACCTCAGTCAAAACTACCAG ATTCCGAGAGTGGACGAGCCAAAAGTCGTGTGGGAAAAGATCCAGTCCCTCATGGAGCAGTACAAGAAACCTCCACCAACGGGCGACAAATGA